From a region of the Trichoderma atroviride chromosome 6, complete sequence genome:
- a CDS encoding uncharacterized protein (EggNog:ENOG41), whose translation MFGVTIFGCFLFRMILQNLNKKLEATEVAVDSEKTTQTELEDLDEALRMRKGFRYLV comes from the coding sequence ATGTTTGGCGtcaccatctttggctgcttcttgttCAGAATGATCCTCCAGAACCTGAACAAGAAGCTTGAGGCCACTGAGGTCGCCGTAGATTCGGAGAAGACTACACAGACCGAGCTTGAGGATCTGGATGAAGctttgaggatgaggaaggGATTCCGCTACCTCGTATAA
- a CDS encoding uncharacterized protein (EggNog:ENOG41~TransMembrane:10 (i56-72o95-114i126-145o151-174i186-208o220-242i293-312o332-349i356-377o383-403i)), whose protein sequence is MTDDISRANEPAFDAEKQNIQSLEHMASNDFPVPHPAAGMDPARRAQVEKSLKRKLDLRCSLFILIYIMNYLDRNNIGAARLKGLQKDLNLNDTQYATCLSILYVGYILMQVPSNMFINRIQRPSLYIACAMTVWGLISTLSGIAKDFKDLVVIRFFLGFVEAAFLPGALLILSKWYTRRELTTRNALLFCGNLISNAFSSLVAAGVLSNMQGVLGHAAWRWLFFIEGAATMFIAISAAFILPDLPTNARGFTEEEKQVAQLRMLEDVGEADTDSSGQGAFDGLIMCGKDIKVYLMMLTLTAYVVGLSFNAFFPTLTGTLGFAYVPTLLMSAPPWVFACLISLVISWNADRTQEKFFHIISPIIMGVIGFVISMSTLNTAARYFALFLQAGSYAGFIVFYSWISSSFPPSSSQACRCHCHGQRFQPAW, encoded by the exons ATGACGGACGATATTTCCCGGGCCAACGAGCCGGCCTTCGACGCCGAGAAGCAGAACATCCAGAGTCTCGAGCACATGGCGTCCAATGACTTCCCCGTGCCTCACCCAGCGGCCGGCATGGACCCTGCGCGGCGAGCCCAGGTCGAGAAGAGCCTCAAGCGCAAGCTGGATTTGCGATGctcgctcttcatcctcatctacATCATGAACTACCTGGACCGCAATAACATTGGTGCCGCCCGTCTCAAGGGCCTGCAAAAGGACCTCAACCTCAACGACACGCAGTATGCGACGTGTCTCAGCATTCTCTATGTCGGATACATTCTCATGCAGGTCCCCTCCAACATGTTCATCAACCGCATCCAGCGCCCGTCTCTGTACATTGCCTGCGCCATGACTGTCTGGGGTCTCATCTCAACCCTGTCCGGCATTGCAAAGGACTTCAAGGACTTGGTCGTCATTCGATTCTTCCTGGGCTTCGTCGAGGCTGCTTTCTTGCCCGGCGCCCTGCTTATTCTGTCCAAGTGGTACACTCGCCGCGAGCTGACCACCCGCAACGCTCTCCTTTTCTGCGGTAACCTCATCTCCAACGCCTTCTCGTCGCTTGTTGCCGCCGGAGTCTTGTCCAACATGCAAGGCGTTTTGGGCCATGCCGCGTGGCGATGGCTGTTCTTCATCGAGGGCGCTGCTACCATGTTCATTGCCATTTCAGCAGCCTTCATCCTGCCTGACCTGCCCACCAATGCGCGTGGCTTCactgaggaggagaagcaggttGCCCAGCTCCGTATGCTTGAGGATGTTGGTGAGGCAGACACCGATTCCAGCGGACAGGGCGCTTTCGACGGTCTCATCATGTGCGGCAAGGACATCAAGGTGTACCTCATGATGCTTACACTGACTGCCTATGTCGTTGGTCTTTCTTTCAACGCCTTTTTC CCAACCTTGACTGGTACCCTCGGCTTCGCCTATGTTCCCACCCTTCTCATGAGCGCCCCTCCTTGGGTCTTTGCCTGTCTCATCTCCCTCGTTATTTCGTGGAATGCCGATCGTACGCAGGAAAAG TTCTTCCACATCATCTCTCCCATCATCATGGGCGTCATCGGTTTCGTCATCTCCATGTCCACCCTCAACACCGCCGCTCGATActttgccctcttcctccaagcCGGTTCCTACGCCGGATTCATCGTCTTTTACAGCTGGATCAGCTCCTCGTTCCCCCCGTCCTCCAGCCAAGCGtgccgttgccattgccatggtCAACGCTTTCAGCCAGCTTGGTAA